From Candidatus Omnitrophota bacterium:
CCCTCATGGCCGCGTTTATGAACAGGCCGGAGGTCAGGGCCAACTCTCTCATGGTGGAGTATTACAACTACGAGAAAGGCATTGCCAGGGCCAAGGGGTGGCCGAAGGTGGACCTGATGGGTTCATGGGGCCTGGCCAAAGAAGAATATGCGCCTGAGGACAATCTTGCTCCCCCTGCAAATTCAACTACGTTGGACGATGACAGGAAGATGGAGCAGGAGTGGTACCTGGGGTTCAAGGCATCGATGCCTTTCTGGGGGTCGACGGCGGAGTATTCGCATACGAGAGAACAGTGGCAGCCGGTCGTAAGCGCATACCAGGGGACGGAATCCGCTACACAGGCCATCAAGGTAGGCATACTGGACAACTTCAGATACTATTCCGGGAAACAGGAAGCGTTGATGAACTTCCACAGGGCCCAGCAGGAGCTCACAAAGATAAAACAGGACGTGACGCTTGAGGTCAGGGAGAGTTGCTTCAGCTACGCCAAGGCGCTGTTACAGCTCGATACTGCGGAGAAGAAGATAGTCTACCAGGAGAAGGACCTCGAGCTGATGAGATTCAAACGGGGGCTGGACGAGGCGCAGGATTCGAATGTCATAGAGAGCCTGATAAAATTTTACCAGGAGAAGTTCGGGCACATCCAGGCGCTCGTCGATTGCCATATATCTCTGGCGGCTATAAATAAAGCCATAGGGGTGGAGAACTATTTCAAGGACGAAGAGGACCTTAGGATACAGGGGGACCTCTCCTTAAGCGATAAGGTGCGGTTAAAATAGGGGTTTTCCCCGCAACGGGTGAGGATCATATGAAAAATATAAGAGAGATATTAAAAAAAGCGTCCGCCGGGTTCAGGAAGATAAAGTTCAAATTACCGCAGGACAGGAAGAAGACCATATTCATCGCGCTCATAGCGCTTGTGGCGGTTATAGTGATAGTGAAGACAACCTCGAATATCAACAGGGCGCTCTTCAAAAAGTCGGACGCGGCCAAAAAGACCCCGGCCGTGACGTTCGAGGAGGAGGCCGCGCCCGTAAAGGTATTCAAGGCAAAAAAGATTGAATTTAAGGATACCCTGCCGTGCATGGGCAACATAAAAGGATTTAAAGAGATCGACCTGAAGTTCCAGGTCCCGGGGATCCTCGAGAGCTTCAATTTCGAGGAGGGCGAGAAGGTGCAGGAGGGGGATATCATCGCAAGCCTCGTACAGAAAGAGGCGCTCCTGAAGCTGAAGTACACGGAGATAGAGACCTCAAAGAACCAGAAGCTGTTCGATATAGGCGCCATCAACACCATGAAGCTGGAGCAATCGAAGCTGGAATATGAATCGGCAAAGAACGAGCTCGACAAGACGAATATTTACGCGGTCTCGAACGGCCTCCTGGGGTCGCGGCTGCTGGACCCGGGGAATTTTGTGACGCAGAACGATAAGATAGGCGTATTCATAAACATAGACAAGGTGCGCGCGGAATTCAGCGTCATAGAGAAAGATATGCCTAAGGTGTCGATAGGCCAGAAGGCGGAGGTCTTCGTCGACTCCCATCCGAATAAGGCCTTCTCCGGGACGGTGGACAATATAGCGCCTATAGTAGAGGGCAGGTCCAGGACCCAGAATATAAAGATCGATATAGACAATAAGGACGGGGTCCTTAAGCCCGGTATGTTCGCGCGCGCCCTCGTGGCCACTTACGAAAAGAAGGATGCCCTTGTGATACCGGCCTCGGGCCTGAAGAAGAAGGAGGCCGAATATTTCGTTTACCTGGTCCTCAAAGAGGAACCGAAGAAAGAGGCCGGGGACGATAAGTCAAAGGCGAAAGCCAAAAAATTATTCGGCCTATTTGCCCTGCCTCAAAAGAAAGAGGAACCTAAGCCCGAAGCCGCCGCGGAAAAGGGATCAGAATACGGGACCGTTGAGATACGGCCGGTGAAACTGGCGTACATGACCCAGGACCTGGTCGAGATAGGGGAAGGGTTGAAAGAGGACGACCTGATCGTGGCCGAGATACAGGAAGATTTTAAGGATAAGGCGAAAGTCGAGATCACGGAAGTGCAGGAAGGGTTATTTTAATATCTCTTACAGGGACCGATGAACCTCGCTAAATTTTCCGTAGAAAAACCCGTGACCATTACTATGATAGTCGCGGGCATCCTTATATTCGGCTTCGTCTCCCTGGAGCTCCTGCCGCAGGAGCTCTTTCCCCAGATCGTCTACCCGCAGCTGACCGTCGTCACTCCGTATGGGAACGCCGCGCCCGAAGAGATAGAGACGCTTATAACAAAACCGGTCGAAGAGGCGGTCGGGACCGTCGCAGGCGTAAAGCGCATCCACTCCATCTCAAAAGAGGGCCTCTCTCTTGTCATAGCCGAATTCGGATGGAACCAGAATATAAATTTCGCGGCGCTGGGTATGAGGGAGAAGATAGACCTGATAAAAGAGAGGCTGCCCAGGGAGGCGGAGGAGCCGATAGTCCTGCCTTATAACCCGTTCGACAGGCCCATCCTGGTACTCAGCGTTACAAGCTCTACGGACAGGTCTCCCCTGGCGCTGCGCGAGGTCGCGCGGCGCATGATAAAGGACGAGATAGAGAAGGTGGAAGGTGTGGCATCGGCAATGATCTCAGGCGGGCTGGAGCGCGAGATACAGGTGGAGGTCAACCATGATAAGCTTCTCTCGCGCAGGATTCCGATAATCGACGTCACTAAGGCGATCGCCAGCTCAAATCTGAATTATCCCGCCGGCACCATAAAAGAGAGTTTTTATGAATACCTGATAAGGACGCTGGGTGAGCTTGAGCATGTGCGGGACATCGAGGATATATCCATAGGCTCGGATACGGGCGACGAGGAGTTAAGGGCCGCCAGGTACGGGCCGGAGGACCCGAGTAAGAGGGGGGATGTCAGCAGGGACAGGCGTCTGATATACCTGAAGGATGTGGCCACCGTCACAGACGGGGTGAAAGAGAGGACAAGTTACTCGCGCTATAACGGGAAAGAGAATATCTCGATATCGATACAGAAACAGGCGCTCGGCAATACCGTCAGGACCATAAACAAGGTGAAGAAGAAGATCGAAGAGCTGAAGCCGGATATGCCGAAGGATGTGGATATCGCCGTAGTATATGATCAGTCGGAATTCATAAAGAGTTCGATAAACGGCGTATGGGACGCCGCCTGGCAGGGAGGCGTGCTTGTCTTCCTCGTCCTCTTCTATTTTTTAAGGAACGTATGGAGCGCCTTGATAGTGACCGTCACGATACCCATATCGGTGCTGGCAACATTCGCCATGATGTACTTCACGGGCGTCTCCCTGAACATGATGTCGCTGGGAGGCCTGGCGTTCGGTGTGGGCAGCCTCGTCGATTGTTCTATAGTCGTCATCGAGAACATCTTCAGGCACATGCAGATGGGAAA
This genomic window contains:
- a CDS encoding efflux RND transporter periplasmic adaptor subunit, with protein sequence MKNIREILKKASAGFRKIKFKLPQDRKKTIFIALIALVAVIVIVKTTSNINRALFKKSDAAKKTPAVTFEEEAAPVKVFKAKKIEFKDTLPCMGNIKGFKEIDLKFQVPGILESFNFEEGEKVQEGDIIASLVQKEALLKLKYTEIETSKNQKLFDIGAINTMKLEQSKLEYESAKNELDKTNIYAVSNGLLGSRLLDPGNFVTQNDKIGVFINIDKVRAEFSVIEKDMPKVSIGQKAEVFVDSHPNKAFSGTVDNIAPIVEGRSRTQNIKIDIDNKDGVLKPGMFARALVATYEKKDALVIPASGLKKKEAEYFVYLVLKEEPKKEAGDDKSKAKAKKLFGLFALPQKKEEPKPEAAAEKGSEYGTVEIRPVKLAYMTQDLVEIGEGLKEDDLIVAEIQEDFKDKAKVEITEVQEGLF